The Nycticebus coucang isolate mNycCou1 chromosome 5, mNycCou1.pri, whole genome shotgun sequence genome window below encodes:
- the LRRC8D gene encoding volume-regulated anion channel subunit LRRC8D produces MFTLAEVASLNDIQPTYRILKPWWDVFMDYLAVVMLMVAIFAGTMQLTKDQVVCLPVLPAPVNSKAHTPPGNADVTTDIPKIEAATSQDQDGRTTSDNSFGTSAVTPDIPLRATYPRADFTVPNQEAKKEKKDEAGRKTNLDFQQYVFINQMCYHLALPWYSKYFPYLALIHTIILMVSSNFWFKYPKTCSKVEHFVSILGKCFESPWTTKALSETACEDSEENKQRMTGAQTLPKHVSTSSDEGSPSASTPMINKTGFKFSAEKPVIEVPSMTILDKKDGEQAKALFEKVRKFRAHVEDSDLIYKLYVVQTVIKTAKFIFILCYTANFVNAISFEHVCKPKVEHLTGYEVFECTHNMAYMLKKLLISYISIICVYGFICLYTLFWLFRIPLKEYSFEKVREESSFSDIPDVKNDFAFLLHMVDQYDQLYSKRFGVFLSEVSENKLREISLNHEWTFEKLRQHVSRNAQDKQELHLFMLSGVPDAVFDLTDLDVLKLELIPEAKIPAKISQMTNLQELHLCHCPAKVEQTAFSFLRDHLRCLHVKFTDVAEIPAWVYLLKNLRELYLIGNLNSENNKMIGLESLRELRHLKILHVKSNLTKVPSNITDVAPHLTKLVIHNDGTKLLVLNSLKKMMNVAELELQNCELERIPHAIFSLSNLQELDLKSNNIRTIEEIISFQHLKRLTCLKLWHNKIVTIPPSITHVKNLESLYFSNNKLESLPVAVFSLQKLRCLDVSYNNISLIPVEIGLLQNLQHLHITGNKVDILPKQLFKCVKLRTLNLGQNCIASLPEKIGQLAQLTQLELKGNCLDRLPAQLGQCRMLKKSGLVVEDHLFDTLPLEVKEALNQDINVPFANGI; encoded by the coding sequence ATGTTTACCCTTGCAGAAGTTGCATCACTTAATGACATTCAGCCAACTTACCGAATCCTGAAACCATGGTGGGATGTGTTTATGGATTACCTGGCTGTTGTTATGCTGATGGTAGCCATCTTTGCGGGAACCATGCAACTTACCAAAGATCAGGTGGTCTGCTTGCCAGTGTTGCCAGCTCCTGTAAATTCAAAGGCACATACACCACCAGGAAATGCCGATGTCACCACTGACATCCCCAAGATAGAAGCAGCCACCAGCCAAGACCAAGATGGGCGGACAACAAGTGACAATTCCTTTGGCACATCTGCTGTGACACCTGACATACCTCTCAGAGCCACGTATCCTCGTGCAGATTTCACAGTCCCAAATCAGgaggcaaagaaagagaagaaagatgaagCGGGCCGGAAGACAAACTTGGATTTTCagcaatatgtatttattaatcaGATGTGTTACCATCTGGCCCTTCCATGGTATTCTAAATATTTCCCATACCTTGCTCTTATCCACACTATTATTCTTATGGTCAGTAGCAACTTCTGGTTCAAATATCCCAAAACGTGCTCAAAAGTAGAACATTTTGTTTCAATATTGGGAAAGTGCTTTGAATCCCCTTGGACTACAAAAGCGCTGTCTGAGACAGCCTGTGAAGACTCAGAGGAAAACAAGCAGAGGATGACAGGTGCACAGACCCTACCAAAGCATGTGTCCACCAGCAGTGACGAAGGCAGCCCCAGTGCCAGCACTCCAATGATCAATAAAACTGGCTTcaaattttcagcagagaaacCCGTGATCGAAGTTCCGAGCATGACCATCCTGGATAAAAAAGACGGAGAACAGGCCAAAGCCCTGTTTGAGAAGGTCAGGAAGTTCCGTGCCCATGTGGAAGATAGTGACTTGATCTATAAACTCTACGTGGTGCAAACAGTTATCAAAACAGCcaagttcatttttattctctGCTACACTGCGAACTTTGTCAATGCGATCAGCTTTGAGCACGTCTGCAAGCCGAAAGTTGAGCATCTGACTGGTTATGAGGTGTTTGAGTGTACCCACAATATGGCTTACATGCTGAAAAAGCTTCTCATCAGTTACATATCCATTATTTGTGTTTATGGCTTTATCTGCCTCTATACTCTCTTTTGGTTATTCAGGATACCTTTGAAagaatattcttttgaaaaagtcAGAGAAGAGAGCAGTTTCAGTGACATTCCAGATGTCAAAAACGATTTTGCATTCCTTCTGCACATGGTAGACCAGTACGACCAGCTGTATTCCAAGCGTTTTGGTGTGTTCTTATCAGAAGTCAGTGAAAACAAACTTAGGGAAATTAGTTTGAACCACGagtggacatttgaaaaactcaggCAGCACGTCTCACGAAATGCCCAGGACAAGCAAGAGTTACATCTGTTCATGCTGTCGGGAGTGCCTGATGCTGTCTTCGACCTCACAGACTTGGATGTGTTGAAGCTTGAACTGATCCCCGAAGCTAAAATTCCTGCTAAGATTTCTCAAATGACAAATCTCCAAGAGCTCCACCTCTGCCACTGCCCTGCAAAAGTTGAACAGACTGCTTTCAGCTTTCTTCGCGATCACTTGAGATGCCTTCATGTGAAGTTCACCGATGTGGCTGAAATCCCCGCCTGGGTGTATTTGCTCAAAAACCTTCGGGAGTTGTACTTGATAGGCAACTTGAACTCTGAAAACAATAAGATGATAGGACTTGAATCTCTCCGAGAGTTACGGCACCTTAAGATTCTCCACGTGAAGAGCAATTTGACCAAAGTTCCCTCCAACATTACAGATGTGGCACCACATCTCACAAAGTTAGTCATTCATAATGACGGTACTAAACTCTTGGTACTGAACAGCCTTAAGAAAATGATGAATGTCGCTGAGCTGgaactccagaactgtgaactaGAGAGAATTCCACATGCTATTTTCAGCCTCTCTAATTTACAGGAACTCGATTTAAAGTCAAATAACATACGCACAATTGAGGAAATCATCAGTTTCCAGCATTTGAAACGACTGACTTGTTTGAAATTATGGCATAACAAAATTGTCACCATTCCTCCCTCCATTACCCACGTCAAAAATTTGGAGTCACTTTATTTCTCTAACAACAAGCTCGAGTCCTTACCGGTGGCAGTATTTAGTTTACAGAAACTCAGATGCTTAGATGTCAGCTACAACAACATTTCGCTGATTCCAGTAGAAATAGGACTGCTTCAGAACCTGCAGCATTTGCATATCACGGGGAACAAAGTGGACATTCTGCCAAAACAGTTGTTTAAATGTGTCAAGTTGAGGACTTTGAATCTGGGGCAAAACTGCATCGCCTCCCTCCCAGAGAAGATCGGTCAGCTCGCCCAGCTCACTCAGCTGGAGCTGAAGGGGAACTGCTTGGACCGCCTGCCCGCCCAGCTGGGCCAGTGTCGGATGCTCAAGAAAAGCGGGCTTGTTGTGGAAGATCACCTTTTTGACACCCTGCCACTCGAAGTCAAAGAAGCATTAAACCAAGACATAAATGTTCCCTTTGCAAATGGGATTTAA